In Bradyrhizobium paxllaeri, the genomic stretch TTCAGCATGTTCTCCGAGCTCAACGGCCGCGGCCGTTGGCGGCCCGGACCCGGCGCGGAGGCCAAGGCCGAAACCCGCAAGGTGATGAACGCCGAACGCAAGGCGCTGCAGGTGATGGGGCTTTCCGCCGAAGCAACGCTGGATGACGTCAAGGCCAAGTACAAGGCGCTGGTCAAGCAGCACCATCCCGACGCCAATGGCGGCGACCGCTCCACCGAGGACCGCCTGATCGAGATCATCAAGGCGTATAATTATTTAAAGACCGTGGTACGCGCCTGATCGTCGCCCCTGCGAAAGCAGGGGCCCATACGCCGTGGCTTCTAGATTTAATTCCACTGGTTGACGGCTTTCGCGCAACATCACGCATTTGTGGTTATGGGTCCCTGCTTTCGCAGGGACGACAGCGGAGATGATAGCTCCGTTGTTGCCTTCCAAACACTTTTGCTCGCTTACCCCGGCATGGGCCCGATATACGCCGAACTCGGCCGGATCAGCCGTCCGCCGCGCTGCTGCTCGCGGGCATGCGCCGTCCAGCCCGCCGCACGGGCTACCGCGAAGATCGGCGTAAACGCCTGCCGCGGGATTTTGAGCGCGTCGAGCAGGATCGCGGTGAAGAACTCCACATTGGTGTCGAGCGGCCGGTCCGGATTCTTGATCCGCAACGCGCTGCGGATATAGGCCTCGACCTCGCCCGCAAACGGCAGGTCGGTGCCTTCACCGGCGAGCCGCTCGATCGCGCCCTTGAGAACATCGGCGCGCGGGTCGCGGACGCGGTAGACGCGGTGGCCGAATCCCATCAGCCGCTCGCCGCGGGCGAGCGCACTATCGACCCACGGCTTGATGCGCTCGGTCGAGCCGATCGCATCCAGCATTTCCAGCACCGGCTCGGGTGCGCCGCCATGCAGCGGACCCGTCAGCGCGCAATAGCCGGCGGTGACAGCCGCGAACAAATCCGCCTGCGTCGAGGCGACCACGCGCGTCGCAAACGTCGACGCGTTCATGCCGTGGTCGCAGACCGTGACGAAATAGGCGTCGAGCGCGGCGGCTTCCCGCGCGTCAGGCTTGCGGCCGAGCATCATCGACAGCGTGTCGGCGGCATGGCTTGCCGTCGGATCGGGTGCGACGGGATCATTGCCCTTCACCCGCTGCACCAGTGCGCCGGCAATCACCGGAAAGGCGCCGACGATCGTGGCCTCATGCGCGAGGCCTGCTTCCGCGCGCAGCCCGGCGATCGCCGCCCGAAAACCGTCGATGATCGACAGGCCGCGCGTAATGCCGAGAAGATCCGGCAACCGGGCGAAGGCGCGTTCACGCCCCGCGCCGAGCGCTGCACGAACCGCGGCTTCGCCGATCGGCTGGCCGGTGCCGCCGCTCCATAACCGGGCGGTCACGCCCTCAAAACCGGTCTTGCGGGCGAGGTCGCCGACCCGCTCGCCGGCGATGATCAGTTCCCCGCGCTCGCCATCGACATGGCTGAGCACGGTTTCGGCGGCCGGAATGCCGTCGAGGCCGATCGGGGTCTTCGAAATCTGCATGTTCATGGGGCTCTCCTTTGCCTGCTGCCAAAGGTCGGGCCTCTCGACAGATTGATCAATCTTGATTATGTAAATCAATATGAAAAAATCTGCCGGCCTTTACCTCTCGGCCCGCGAGGCCTCCGCCGAACTCGCGATCTCGCAGGCCACCCTTTATGCCTATGTCAGCCGTGGCCTGATCCGCTCGGAGCCGTCGGAGGATTCCCGCAGCCATCGCTACCGGGCCGAAGACGTCCGCACGCTGAAGGAGCGGCGTACGCCGTCGCCGGAGCCGCGTGGCCTGCGCAGCTTCGACGCCGATCTGCCGGTGATGGATTCGACCGTCGGGACCATTACCGAGGAGGGTGCGATCTATCGTGGCGTCAACTGCATCGATCTCGCAGAGCGCGACACGCTCGAACATGCCGCGACGCTGCTGTGGGACGTGACCGGCGTCGACCCGTTCGATCAGGACAATTGCCCGATCATTTCAGACGAAATGCGCGCCGTCGCCGAGGCCACGCGCAAAGCCAATGCGATCGATCGCGCCATCGCCGTACTGGCGCTGGCGGCCGCCGCGGACCCGCGCGCCTTCACCCGGGCGCCCGACGGGCGCGCGATGGTCGGCGGCCGCATCGTGCGGCTGGTGGTTGCGACCATGCTGAATGCAAAATCATCGGCAAAACCGCTGCATTCCCAGATTGCCCGCGCCTGGGCGCCGGACAACAAGCACGCGCCCGATCTGATCCGCCGTGCGCTGGTGCTGCTGGCCGACCATGAACTGAACGCGTCGACCTTCACCGTGCGCTGCGCGGCGTCAACCGGCTTGAACCTCTATGATGCGGTTATCGCCGGCCTCGTCGCGCTGAAGGGGCCGAAGCATGGCGGCGCCGGCGTGCTGGCGGCGCAGCTTCTGAAGACGCTTGCCAATGGCGAGGTTGCCCCCGTCATCCGCGAGCGCGTCGCGCTCGGCGAACGTTTCGCAGGCTTTGGCCATGGGGTCTACAAGCACGGCGATCCCCGCGCACGGGCGCTGCTGGAAGCGCTGGCGCGCTCGGGCGCCGACCGCAAGCTCACCCACGAAATTCCTGAACGGATTGCCGAAGCAACCGGTGAGTTCGTCAATATCGACTATGCGCTTGCGGTGCTCGTGCACACGCTCGGCCTGCCGCCGGGTCATGAACTGGTGCTGTTTTCGATGGCGCGCACGGTCGGATGGATCGCGCATGCCTGCGAGCAATTGCAGCACGGCCGCCTGATCCGGCCCCGCGCGCGCTATGTCGGTCCGGCGCCGGGACGAAGCCCCGGCCGCGCCTGACGGCGGCGCAGCGTCCAGACGCCGAGCGCGATGATCGCCGTTGCGAACACGCCCAAAATCCAGAGATGTTTGCCGATGTGTTGGTGATGCGGCAGGCCAGCATAGTGGTGCAGCGCCGAGACCGCGAATACGCCCGGCAGCACATGCGCCGAAGCCCATGCAAGGACGGCAGCAATATTGACGCTGTAGAACCTCGCCGGCGACATCCCGAGCGCGCCCGCAGTGATCGGTACGAAGGCGCGAATCGGCGGCACAAAGCGCGCGAACAGCACGGCGAGCGCTCCCCAACGCTGGAAGAACGTCTCGCTCTGGGCCATCACGGCGGGATATTTCGACATCGGCCAGGCGCCGAGAATCTCGCGTTGCGAGCGATGGCCGGCCCAGAAGGCCGAACCGTCGCCGAGCAGGGCGCCCGCGATCGCGGCCGCCAGCACGCCCCACAGATTCAGTTCGCCGCCGGGCACCAGCGCGCTCAGGGCCAGGATGATGGTCGATCCCGGCACCAGCGCGCCTGCGACCGGGATCGCCTCCAGGAGGGCTGCGAGAAATAGCGTCAGATAAGCCAGCCACGGGTGGGCCGAAACGAATGCGATCACGGGATCGAGGAATGAAGTCACAACCTTGCCGTCCTCTGGGTGGGCCGCCTGCATTCAGAGCTACCAAGCCCGGATGAGGCCTGAAAGTGCCGCCGCCCTCCGGTTTGGGCGTGGGCAGGGCGCAAACCGGCAAAAGTGCGGCGTGATTCGCAGGGCAGCCCTCCAAAAAGTCGATACACAGCCTATCTCAATGATAAGGCAACGGAACTTTGATTGCGCCGCGGGCTTCTGCCGGCCCTTGCTCTCTGCTAGGTTGGTAACAGCCCCCATCCGCAGCCATTTAACAGATCTGGTTTCGGGAACGCCCGGGACCTCTCGGAGGATTGATGACGACCGCCGCCATGAGCAAAGTTTCGGAGCCCGCCGGTATGCCCGACATGAAGGTGTCGGTCCGGCAGGTCTTCGGTATCGATAGCGACCTCGAAGTGCCGGCCTATTCCGAAGTCGACCCGCACGTGCCGGAGGTCGATTCGGATTACCGCTTCGACCGCGCCACCACGCTCGCGATTCTCGCCGGTTTCGCCAAGAACCGCCGCGTCATGGTCACCGGCTATCACGGCACCGGCAAATCGACCCACATCGAGCAGGTTGCGGCGCGCCTGAACTGGCCGTGCGTGCGCGTCAACCTCGACAGCCACATCAGCCGTATCGACCTGGTCGGCAAGGACTCGATCGTCATCAAGGACGGCAAGCAGGTCACCGAATTCCGCGACGGCATCCTGCCTTGGGCGCTGCAGCACAACATCGCGCTGGTGTTCGACGAATATGACGCCGGCCGCCCCGACGTAATGTTCGTGATCCAGCGCGTGCTGGAAGTCTCCGGCCGCCTGACGCTCTTGGACCAGAACAAGGTGATCAAGCCGCACCCGGCGTTCCGCCTGTTCTCGACCGCCAACACGGTCGGCCTCGGCGATACCTCGGGTCTTTATCACGGCACCCAGCAGATCAACCAGGGCCAGATGGACCGCTGGTCAATCGTCACCACGCTGAATTATCTGGCGCATGACGAGGAAGTCGAGATCGTGCTTTCCAAGGCGCATCACTATCGCACGCAGGAAGGCCGCGACATCGTCAACAAGATGGTGCGGCTCGCCGACCTCACCCGCAACGCCTTCGCCAATGGCGACCTGTCGACGGTGATGAGCCCGCGTACCGTGATCACCTGGGCCGAGAACTCCGAAATCTTCGGCGACATCGGCTTTGCGTTCCGCGTCACCTTCCTCAACAAGTGCGACGAGCTGGAACGGCCGCTGGTGGCCGAGTTCTATCAGCGCTGCTTCAACGCGGAGCTGCCGGAATCGGCGGTCAACGTGGCGCTCAGCTAGCCCATGGCGAAAATTTCCGTCGAGCGCACCATTGGAAAGACCAAGAAGGCGGTGCTCGGCGGACTTCTCGGCTTCAACGCCGAGAAGATGGGGAAGCAGAAATACAAGCGCCTCGCCATCGCGCTGCGTGAAGAGGACAAGATCGTCGGCGGGATCGTCGGCGAAGTCTGGACCACGGTGCTGTTCATTCAGCTGTTCTGGATGGAGCAGAAGCTTCGCGGCAAGGACTATGGAACGAGGCTGATAAAGGCGATTGAGGACGAAGCGAGAAGGTTTGGGGCCACGCGGTCCTATCTGGACACGATGAGTTTTCAGGCGCCGGGTTTCTACCGCGCTTGCGGTTACGAGGAATTCGGTTCGATCGAAGGCTATCCCGGCGGCGTCACGCGGCACTGGTTTACGAAAGCGCTATGAGCACATCATCCAACTCCAAATTCCGTACCGGATCCAAGGAAGCGCCGACCGAGCCGTTCAAGCGCGCGGTGACCTCATGCCTGAAGGCGATTGCCAAAGCGCCGGAACTGGACGTGACGTTCGCGGCCGAACGTCCCGGTCTCGCGCCGGGCAAGGCGCGGCTGCCCGAGCCCGCCCGCAAGATGACCAAGCGGGACGCTGCGATCGTGCGTGGCCACGCCGATTCGATCGCGCTGAAGCTCGCCTGTCACGATCCCAAGGTGCACCGCAAGCTGATGCCGGGAAATCCGCAGGCGCGCGGCGTGTTCGAGGCGGTGGAGCAGGCCCGCGTCGAAGCGATCGGCTCGCGCCGGATGTCAGGTGTTGCAAAAAATCTCACCGCAATGCTCGATGATCATTTCCATCGCGGCAAGTATGACGAGATCACCGACCGCGCCGATGCGCCGCTGTCGGATGCGCTGGCGATGCTGGTGCGCGAGCGGTTGACCGGCCTTGCGCCGCCGACGGCTGCCAAGAAGATGGTCGATCTCTGGCGGCCGGTGCTCGAAGACAAGATCGGCGCCCGGCTCGACAAGCTCAGCCGCGTCACCGAGGACCAGGCCAAGTTCGGCGACCTCGTGCATGACCTGCTGTCGGCGCTC encodes the following:
- a CDS encoding citrate synthase/methylcitrate synthase; the encoded protein is MNMQISKTPIGLDGIPAAETVLSHVDGERGELIIAGERVGDLARKTGFEGVTARLWSGGTGQPIGEAAVRAALGAGRERAFARLPDLLGITRGLSIIDGFRAAIAGLRAEAGLAHEATIVGAFPVIAGALVQRVKGNDPVAPDPTASHAADTLSMMLGRKPDAREAAALDAYFVTVCDHGMNASTFATRVVASTQADLFAAVTAGYCALTGPLHGGAPEPVLEMLDAIGSTERIKPWVDSALARGERLMGFGHRVYRVRDPRADVLKGAIERLAGEGTDLPFAGEVEAYIRSALRIKNPDRPLDTNVEFFTAILLDALKIPRQAFTPIFAVARAAGWTAHAREQQRGGRLIRPSSAYIGPMPG
- a CDS encoding citrate synthase family protein, producing the protein MKKSAGLYLSAREASAELAISQATLYAYVSRGLIRSEPSEDSRSHRYRAEDVRTLKERRTPSPEPRGLRSFDADLPVMDSTVGTITEEGAIYRGVNCIDLAERDTLEHAATLLWDVTGVDPFDQDNCPIISDEMRAVAEATRKANAIDRAIAVLALAAAADPRAFTRAPDGRAMVGGRIVRLVVATMLNAKSSAKPLHSQIARAWAPDNKHAPDLIRRALVLLADHELNASTFTVRCAASTGLNLYDAVIAGLVALKGPKHGGAGVLAAQLLKTLANGEVAPVIRERVALGERFAGFGHGVYKHGDPRARALLEALARSGADRKLTHEIPERIAEATGEFVNIDYALAVLVHTLGLPPGHELVLFSMARTVGWIAHACEQLQHGRLIRPRARYVGPAPGRSPGRA
- the cobS gene encoding cobaltochelatase subunit CobS yields the protein MTTAAMSKVSEPAGMPDMKVSVRQVFGIDSDLEVPAYSEVDPHVPEVDSDYRFDRATTLAILAGFAKNRRVMVTGYHGTGKSTHIEQVAARLNWPCVRVNLDSHISRIDLVGKDSIVIKDGKQVTEFRDGILPWALQHNIALVFDEYDAGRPDVMFVIQRVLEVSGRLTLLDQNKVIKPHPAFRLFSTANTVGLGDTSGLYHGTQQINQGQMDRWSIVTTLNYLAHDEEVEIVLSKAHHYRTQEGRDIVNKMVRLADLTRNAFANGDLSTVMSPRTVITWAENSEIFGDIGFAFRVTFLNKCDELERPLVAEFYQRCFNAELPESAVNVALS
- a CDS encoding GNAT family N-acetyltransferase, with translation MAKISVERTIGKTKKAVLGGLLGFNAEKMGKQKYKRLAIALREEDKIVGGIVGEVWTTVLFIQLFWMEQKLRGKDYGTRLIKAIEDEARRFGATRSYLDTMSFQAPGFYRACGYEEFGSIEGYPGGVTRHWFTKAL
- a CDS encoding DedA family protein produces the protein MTSFLDPVIAFVSAHPWLAYLTLFLAALLEAIPVAGALVPGSTIILALSALVPGGELNLWGVLAAAIAGALLGDGSAFWAGHRSQREILGAWPMSKYPAVMAQSETFFQRWGALAVLFARFVPPIRAFVPITAGALGMSPARFYSVNIAAVLAWASAHVLPGVFAVSALHHYAGLPHHQHIGKHLWILGVFATAIIALGVWTLRRRQARPGLRPGAGPT